The Miscanthus floridulus cultivar M001 chromosome 17, ASM1932011v1, whole genome shotgun sequence genome has a window encoding:
- the LOC136518031 gene encoding glutathione S-transferase 1-like, producing the protein MAPMKLYGATVSWNVTRCVVALEEAGAEYQIVPIDFATAHKSPDHLARNPFGQVPAFQDGDLHLWESRAICKYVARKHKPDLLREGNLKESAMVDVWLEAEANQYTAALNPILYQCLVSPMFGGTTDQKVVEVNLEKLKKVLEVYEARLAKHKYLAGDFLSLADLNHVSVTLCLLATPHASVFDAYPHVKAWWDGLMPRPSVQKVAALMKPSA; encoded by the exons ATGGCTCCAATGAAGCTGTATGGTGCGACGGTGTCGTGGAACGTGACTCGGTGCGTGGTGGCGCTGGAGGAGGCTGGCGCCGAGTACCAGATCGTACCCATCGATTTCGCCACCGCc CACAAGAGCCCCGACCACCTTGCCCGCAAC CCGTTCGGTCAAGTTCCAGCTTTCCAAGATGGCGATCTCCACCTATGGG AATCGCGTGCAATTTGCAAGTACGTTGCCCGCAAGCACAAGCCTGACCTGCTGAGGGAAGGCAACCTCAAGGAGTCAGCAATGGTGGACGTGTGGCTGGAGGCGGAGGCCAACCAGTACACCGCTGCACTGAACCCTATCCTGTACCAGTGCCTCGTCAGCCCTATGTTCGGGGGCACCACTGACCAGAAGGTGGTGGAGGTGAAcctggagaagctgaagaaggtgCTCGAGGTGTACGAGGCGCGCCTGGCCAAGCACAAGTACCTCGCCGGAGACTTCCTCAGCCTCGCCGACCTCAACCACGTCTCCGTCACGCTTTGCCTGCTCGCGACGCCCCATGCTTCTGTGTTCGACGCGTACCCGCACGTCAAGGCATGGTGGGATGGCCTCATGCCCAGGCCGTCTGTCCAGAAGGTCGCCGCGCTCATGAAGCCGTCTGCTTGA